The Schistocerca piceifrons isolate TAMUIC-IGC-003096 chromosome 5, iqSchPice1.1, whole genome shotgun sequence genome has a segment encoding these proteins:
- the LOC124798811 gene encoding probable cytochrome P450 6a14 — MLVVLDSWMDELALVVIAAALVLWVCYFRHFSYWTEKGAPQSRPWTPFGNCYKSIVQKQMLSEDLDELYHKFRDKRYVGYYRGLEPRLLVIDPDLIRQILVKDFDYFTDREPVPVDDPILEGQLFFMKGDRWRRLRNKLSPLFTSGKLKNMFQTLNECGSEMVEVLADAAREGKVLQFREVFALYTTEVIATLAFGVKLNCQRNPDCDFRMWGRILFQPRARPFKEIATEIFTPPLKRYYDSRAPRNNTLQFFDNMVKETVHDRLENSIRRNDFMDLFIQLHTKGFVEGEKQGGTDWKLSENEVSAQAFLFYIAGFETSSTTMSFAAYELAVNPDIQQRVLKEIDSVLAESGEISYDSLAKMKYLDRVLSGNTPTVIAEKGALLEPGVVVMVPAFSLHYDPTYFPEPHRFDPDRWTDEAKASLHPFAYMPFGEGPRFCIGMRLGLLQSKLGLVHLLSHYKVDVCSETDIPLPLDPMAAILATKNGVHLKITSRKAA; from the exons ATGTTGGTGGTACTGGACTCGTGGATGGACGAACTGGCCCTCGTGGTGATCGCCGCCGCGCTGGTGCTGTGGGTGTGCTACTTCCGGCACTTCAGCTACTGGACAGAGAAGGGCGCCCCCCAGTCGCGACCCTGGACGCCGTTTGGAAACTGTTACAAGTCCATCGTGCAGAAACAAATGCTGTCAGAGGACCTCGACGAACTCTACCATAAGTTCAGAG ATAAGCGCTACGTGGGCTACTACCGTGGACTTGAACCCCGCCTGCTGGTCATCGACCCAGATCTCATTCGTCAAATACTTGTCAAGGACTTTGACTACTTCACCGACCGAGAACCTGTCCCTGTAGATGACCCAATACTGGAGGGTCAGCTGTTCTTTATGAAGGGCGATCGATGGCGCCGTCTGCGCAACAAACTCAGCCCACTGTTTACCAGTGGCAAGCTGAAGAACATGTTCCAG ACGCTGAACGAGTGCGGCAGCGAGATGGTGGAGGTGCTGGCGGACGCCGCGCGGGAGGGCAAGGTGCTGCAGTTCCGAGAGGTGTTCGCCCTCTACACCACGGAGGTGATCGCCACGCTCGCCTTCGGCGTCAAGCTCAACTGCCAGAGAAACCCGGACTGCGACTTCAGGATGTGGGGCCGCATCCTCTTCCAGCCACGGGCCAGGCCCTTCAAGGAGATCGCCACCGAAATCTTTACGCCTCCGCTCAAGCGGTACTACGA TTCCAGAGCTCCTAGGAACAATACACTGCAGTTTTTCGACAATATGGTGAAGGAGACAGTCCACGATCGCTTAGAAAATTCCATCAGAAGGAACGATTTCATGGACCTGTTTATCCAGCTGCACACGAAGGGTTTCGTCGAAGGCGAGAAGCAAGGAGGCACTGACTGGA AACTGTCGGAGAACGAAGTGTCGGCACAGGCCTTCCTGTTCTACATCGCCGGCTTCGAGACGTCGTCGACCACGATGAGCTTCGCTGCTTACGAGCTGGCAGTCAACCCGGACATCCAGCAGCGGGTGCTGAAGGAAATTGACTCCGTGCTGGCAGAGAGCGGCGAGATCTCGTACGACTCTCTCGCGAAGATGAAGTACCTCGACAGAGTGCTGTCAGGTAACACGCCCACTGTTATC GCCGAGAAGGGCGCGCTGCTCGAGCCGGGCGTCGTGGTGATGGTGCCCGCCTTCAGCCTGCACTACGACCCCACCTACTTCCCGGAGCCCCACCGCTTCGACCCGGACCGCTGGACCGACGAGGCCAAGGCGTCGCTGCACCCCTTCGCCTACATGCCGTTCGGCGAGGGTCCGCGCTTCTGCATAG GTATGCGCCTGGGGCTGCTGCAGTCGAAGCTGGGCCTGGTGCACCTGTTGTCACACTACAAGGTGGACGTCTGCAGTGAGACGGACATCCCTCTTCCGCTGGACCCCATGGCTGCCATCCTCGCCACCAAGAACGGCGTACACCTGAAAATCACCAGTCGGAAGGCTGCCTAG